The Branchiostoma lanceolatum isolate klBraLanc5 chromosome 12, klBraLanc5.hap2, whole genome shotgun sequence DNA segment ATCACTCTCTCtctatgtaaaaaaacaaaagggGCTGTCCACAAATAGCGCTTCAAGTGCCTGACCAACCTTTGCCCGTCGTGCGTGGGAAACTAAAAGATCCAAAGATTGTGAAATGTTGGAGCCTTAGATTTTGGAAAACTCTCGACATTGGTACAAATTTGTCATAAAAGATAAATATCATAACACTGTTTGCATTTGCAATAGATTCTCGATAACTACTTGCAATTGTAACGCAATCTCCCACTGACAGAGGCTTATATGGCGATTAAATCAGACTAGTATACTataaatgagggcctgcatgccctttttcgtaaggcgtaattcagcctttttcgtgttcgtaatccgtaggcagtcgccccaaatcaacgtaattcgtaatcagtacataagccgtaacgcgtaattggtcgctttctttctacgtaaaccgtaagttacctttatgcaacgtaaagcgTAATCCATAAATTGCTGGTTAAGCGtaggctgatttcaaaatggtccaATCCACAAGCGAGCGCCTCCCATCATTATGTCCGCGATGAATTCTATCAAAATTCCCCTAAGTATACTGTCTACTGTGGTACGCAGAGCATCGTGCTGAAAGGCCGCGAACCCAAGCAAAGCATGAGCTCAGCAAAGAACACCCTGGGTGCGATACCCTCACTCTCGATCGATGACGTGTGACTACATCTACGTATACCCCGAGGTCTTACGATGGCCCCTCTATGATGCACGTACATCTAGTATTTGTTTACCCTTTgtgcaaaaataacaatcagttGCACCATCGAAAATCACATTACACTATCTACTTCACTCAAGAGCAGGCTGGGATGTTAATTCATGGCCactcccatgtcagaggtgactcacaattagctccagagcgaccagactggttcgacttcatttcatgcaggagTAATACCGCGTGGCGGATCATCGCTAAGATATCCCTAACATTGTCatccgatttgtgcctcacaggtgggaatacatttattgtacgaattctagatctctgaagaatgtttgcattgcgacttagaaatttatttatatatacatattaaaaGTTACTATTTTTCATATAAGAAGGCATGTGCTGCCATTGCTGCTAACTCTGTTTAAAAAGACCAGACCAGTTTTTGacaggctttctcgcactgaatgcttcttcTGTTTTCAGTTGCCACACGTTATGCTCAAAAGTTACGAAAAAGTCGTTCCGAAAGTTATTTATTCGGGTGGAAAAATACGTATACGTGTCGAGGTGGGGTAGGAATGgggtggggtaattggtttggtaggtaatggacgtGACCATATTATCAATTGCAGTCACTGTCAGTGCAATTGTTATATCAATTTGGTTAAACGTTGCCGCACAAATCTAGTGTCTTTTACAAAAGCGCACGTCAGGATACCATGTTGTCATTGGACGagccatgacattgtgcaatgagACTGTACTTCCTTCAAATACGCTGAAATGGAGTTAGGAGAACTTCAATGTATGTGATAGCACAGGTCCCTCTATAACGTCACATTACTATTTCTAAGTacacgaaaatagaaatttccaccataaaaggtcttcattcataagcaagctgtgttgtttatcgggctcaaatgtggcTTCCCATGTCAGATGTGACGTGAAAGTTCGTAGTTCAATAGTGCTACGTAttataagtaaacaaacaggttaaacttcatttgatacagaagtcaTTGCGTGTGACCTCACGCCAGTCTAGACTTCGTCATCatcactcatgcgtttaatgCAAATGCTAAATTAAGGTGCTTTTCAAGTCATCTCCATGATGCTAAAAATCGCTTGCTTGACGAAGCTAAGAGTTCAGCCTCTaggtgtgtgagttttgactcagaatttaGAGTAGGGCGTAGAGAGGCTGACTAAATTTAGCGTCATATGTAGCTCCGGAATTTAGCGTTTAGCGTTCTCGAgacgcccccatgcaggccGCTCTCAAGGAGGTGTCCTCAAAAGTAGGTATTTAACATAATATCAATAGctttgacgcagaactagatagtcTTTAAGCCGGTTCgaaagcctcatgatttaacgtaactcgtaatcagctctgagacttcaacgtaattcgtaatcggcggcgaaaatgttgcgtaattcataatcactactcccccatgcaggccctcataaatATTTCCTTGCATAGACACCaaacatatatatcatataggAAGAAATGGAAGTCCGGAGGTCACAGTATTGAATTTGCCGCTCATGTCACGTGACCAGGGACTGGCCCAACAAATTAGTATCAAGGATTGCATCAATTCCGTAAAACTACTTTGAATTCCGTAATTTTTGTAAGTAGTGGATGTTATTAATTCcttaaaattcgtatgtattccgtagaGAATGTATGAATACATTATATGTCATAGACCCTGGTCTATGATATAATAATCTACTGTATTGTGTACTAGTACTAACTTAACCTACTGTATTGTGTACGAACTGTACATTATTTACTGCATTGTGTACTGCCTGCAAAACGGGTACAGCTGCCGACCTGAGCAGTTGTTCGTTCTCTTACCTCGGTTTCCACTGCTTCATGCGACATTCGCATGTCAAGAACAAGGAACTAGCTTGACAAGAATCTGATGACAACGAAGAGACTGAAGATCCACTTTTAACTAACTATCTTTATTAAATAGCAAGATTGTATAATGTACCCTGGTTCTGGAAGAAGCCCTGACGCTCCGAGGACTCCACAGGGTGTGTTGTACTCGACGCTGCCGCATCTGGTGAACTCAGACGGGAAGCATCTCTTCTGCAAGTACTGGGAACCCAAAGAACAGGCACCAAGGTATGCACATGCCTTCCTAATTGATCATTTTGTTACTGTGGCGTTAGGGTTGAACTGTTTGACAGAATGTGTGGATATCGATctgcgtttttgtcatgcctggtctgggatgacattcgatacgggtgttcaaGCCCggtgatattttgggttatcacacaggcttctacttgtGTCACTCCGGCTTCCATAGAATGATTCGAACGCGCGCTTCGCACCAAGGTATACCATGTAAAATACATGGCTTCCTGACTTGATTACTTTCTATTGTGGCGTTAGGATTGAACTGTTTGATGGAATGTGTAGATTCCTGCGTTCACAAATCCTCGATTGCTGTGGCTTAGGATAGACATTCCCAGTTTTCGACAGTTCACCTTCTAGGTATCTCCAGACAAATAGCATACACATGAAGTCCACTGATGAGTATGGCATGTAcagtgttatatatatatatatatatatattagcatCATTTATATTTTATATACATCATGATGTTGCTGTCATTAATAGATGAAAGCCGTAGCGTTTGATTCAACAACATACTCCTAGATCTTGGTTTTATGCCGATATTCTAAGCATTTTCAACGGCATTATGAAACGAATCATCTAATGGGTTTGAGACAAGGATTTCGACAGAAAGATTTAAGTCGTCTCGCTCAGTGCCAACAATAGCAAAACAATGATTGGGAAGAAGAACTACGACAACAATGGGTCTACCTGCTACGCATGCGCATAAACCAAACATACGTTGGAAACCTGCCAGTCCCAAGCGGCAAGcattgtctgtttcaaaattttatccagttgcttgagtaactatttttggcgtatcttactacctggatgtctaacattcatcaacgcaTTGTCTGCAGTTGATCCTACTCTGCATGAGTTGAATTTGCTACTCAGCGACTAGGGACAACTGTGTCCTCAGCACGTAGACCCATTGTTGTTATTGATACTTCCTTGATAAACGTGAGGATTACCTTTCTTTATCTATCACGGAACTGTCTTATTTCCCATGGTTCCTATTTCTATTTTGCTATTGTCGGGACAGTTGTCAGAAAAACAGACTTATGTCTACCAGTTGTTTAGATAAAGATTGAATGAAAGTGACTGTCTGAGACTTTAATTCTAGGTTTATGTAGAACCCCTTATTTCAAACCCATGAAATGAACAAAAGATTGTTTGTTTCCTACCGTATTATTTTAGCTATAGCCGTCGCAGAATGTTCAGAATTGGCAACGGCTTATTACTAAGATCTCGAAGTATGTTGTTGAATTAAAGGGCTTTCATCTACAAGTATTGATATTAATGGCAGCAAAATCATGAAGTAAGGATGCATATATGCTTTCTCTTACGTCACCCGATGAACAATGAACaatttactgtaattcttgatttgttaactgtaacttaattttagctgatttaacggtcacttgtcaaccgctaaaattttatcatcactaatatttgattactagtatttgagacagtaatgtttgttcaaaccgtCAAatttaagtgccgtgacctactccattttacCCAAAatcgctatattttcctgctgctatattaaagtgattgaGCTAGCCCGGCCCGTTCGTAGATTCGAATACGCATGTGCCGTGTCAAAGGTGAGGGCCCCTGACCTAAACAGTTCAGtgtcgacattgtctcgatttgcataaaaatACCTACCCGGCTTTTGTTTTCGTCTCTGGGGCCTTCAtatttgacactgcacatgcgtaaaCGAATTTACGAATGGGTTTATTCACACGAGTGAGACTACTGAATGACATGATGCGTTTTTCGTTACTTCAGAATGTTGATGATGATCTGTCACGGGTACGCTGAGCACTGTCTGAGGTATGAACAGATCGCCAATGATCTCAGCAAGGAGGGGATACTCGTCTTCTCACACGACCATGGTAAGCTTGGGAGTAAACCCAAAGTTATGTCAACATTATTCTCAAGAAATGTAAGTTTATAACTTATGATATACATTTAGGGACATtcaacttctttatgtgtatactatgagtatgactataacctgctaacgttttgccgatttgagcttcttatAGATGATCCATGAATATAtaaatgttcaaacaaacaaacaaatcagcaaacaaagaaacttCACCCTCATAAATCAGCCCCCCTACGCCCCACGATACATCGgtcgcgaaggggccctgataacCAGCGTGCCCAGACATGGTTATTGCGACGTCGCGGACACTTGTTCATGAATAATGAATGagctggccttatttggcaatgagCGGACTGACGAACTCATCTCCAGACGGAAGTCGCAATAACCATGTCTGGGCACGCTGGtaatcagggccccttcgcgacCGATGTCATCGTGGAGCGTAGCTAGGGGGCCTGATTTATGAGGGTGAGAAACTTGAGCTCTACATGCTTCTCTAGTTGGGCACGGACAGAGCGAGGGTCGGCGCGCTGACGTCACGTCCTTTCACGAGTACGTGCGGGATGCCCTTCAGCACGTGGACAAGGTTCGGGCCGAACACCCTGGCCTCCCCGTCTTCATCCTGGGACACTCTATGGTGAGGTGGCCCACATCTTCAATGCTGCATTGATGTAATCACAGTCAACCTCAGTTTCTGAATAGGTGTCGAGATTGCTGCAAAGTATATggaaaaaagttgttttgagAGATTCCGTAGTACACCCACCACTTTTCACTTTTCACATAATTTTGTGATCCAATCTGtacaataaacgttaacatGTTTCGCATTAAtcacattgatgatgatgatgatgatgattggtttatttcatatcattaaaaagtatcacagtttcgcagtgcacgcgacgtgtgcactgaattggACTGGGACTACATTATACATTGTTAGCTTCATAAAATTATTCACAATTACCTTAACTTATATACAaggttttcagaacattgtgtcCACATCTATTAAAAAAAGAGTATGATTGGAATCATCGGATCTTGATCAGATTAGCGACCATGAAGAATAATGACAGATTACGCCAGGGCTCACCTGCAGTACGGTATGGAATAGTAAGATAAGGTTTTTGTAATAAGCCATGTCACAGTCCGAAGCGCGCATGTGCAGTAgtaatgcattgtggtctaggtcaaagttcaagattCTAGTAATGAATTTTGATCCAGGCTCGGAAATGTGAGATCGCTTATCAAGTTGGACGTTCCTGTGTGCCAAAGCTGGGAACATAACAACTGTATCTAATCTATAAATTAGCCTCAGAACACCGCGCTACAGTCACTAATCCCTCGGCCGGGAAAGCAAATTGCCCCGccaccacagttagcacacggCCCCTAATTATCTCTCGCGCGGTATGAGAGATCGGATGCCAAGAGAGACCGGGTACAAATTCTATATCGCGTATGACGTGCTCCCCCGGCCAATAATGGGTTATCGTCTGGCGAcaagggtctggtatccaggctatatcAAATGAGGCTGTGATGCAAACCACCGTACATTACTGTGCTAAGTGTGGTCCTAAAAACGAATATATTTTGACCTTTGAATTTACCAATGAAGTGCCGTCtccttctttctttgaaattaaGTGGGCGAGCGTCCTTCTTTTTGCTCCTGAAACACTCCTTTAAAAAACAACTATTCATATCTTATTGACATCAGAGAAACTGGAGAGCCTGTCGTTAGCGACCACCTAGCTTTATCCTCTAGCAACGACATTCTATATGATGTCCTTGCCTCTAGTCGATGGGCGCCGACATACTGAGTTGTTTTGACCAAGCTGCCGTTGTTACAGGGAGGAGCCATCACTGCCCTGGCCGCCATGGAGAGACCGGATCTGTTCTCAGGGGTGATCTTGTCTGGGGCGATGATCATCTGGGATCCTAACCTCGCCCCAAGCTGTTTTCTGGTGAGAGGCTAACGGTATATGTTGTAACAGAGAGTTTAACaggagttcagagacctcatatctccatgaaatggtcttattatgcaaatgacttccacatttgcataatctatgcatggtcatgtacacctttgattaacttacacaggtcacaatgttgacagtccaatcatttaccacttaaaTTCCACTTaataggaatctatttgcataattggtatctgttaatgttccgcCTGCAATAAATTACATATGGTACATGTTTTTTGAGTCTTGTAATGGAAAACATCGCAAAtatgacttcataattggaaatcGGAATGGTACCATGTATCTCATGATTTAAGAGTATGatttcaaagacaacaaaacacataaaacttaCAAAACAAAATGCACGTCTTTCTCAATAAAGTTCGTAAACTACAAAGAAGGGGTTTTGTAGAACTACTAATGAAAGTTTTGTTCACCCAATGGTCGCACAAGGATAGCCGCGTCAGTGAAGAGGGGACACAAGCTTAAGGAGTTTATTTTCCTTACCACAGGTGTGGATAAGTAAGCCGTTGGCGGCCATCTTCCCACGACTGAAGGTCAggaagattgacagccgttttATTACCAGCGACCCTGCCCAGGTAAGAAAATGTGGAAAATCCATGGGTCTGTCAGACTTTATGAGGATGGGACATAGAATGTTTGCGTGTACGGATTCTTTAACATACAAGCTTTTTTGAAATACGGATCGAGACGGGGGGCGAAATAGGCTGTCCGACACTTACGACCCGCTGCTGCAGTCACGTGTTTGAAGTAGCAGTAGACGGGTCCATCTAGTGAAGAAGGTTGATGAAGTTCAACCCAAAATTTTGGGGTAAGGtgccgtttgtgtgtctgtgtgtgtggctATAGACAGGATAGCCCGAGAAGCTCTGGATGTGTCATAACGATATTCggtcgggaaaacgaagatCATCagtaatgggcctcctagcggctttctggtgtactgcagtggaacctccggttttgatatctcgtattctggacatgctgtggtcgtgatttttgaggggTAGATAGCTATTGTTACATGTGCGATCTCGTGACATTGAAACTGTCGGGTTTAACcgtccaatatggcggacaacGCTTACGTCATGGTCACATCCAGCTCTGCTGTTGAATGCTGAGGACGAGGCCCTAGCATAGataaaagaagtaaaaaaaaaacactcttgGCTGTTCTCCAGGCGAAGGCGTATGCCGACGACCGACTGATCTATCATGACGGAGCGACCGTACGCCAAAGCGTGCAGATGTTCGGCGCCATGACCAAGATTCTGGACAACGTCGCCACCTTCAGTCCGCCTGTCCTGATCTTGCACGGCGAGGAAGACAGAATCAACTCTCCGGAGGGGTCCAGAGTTCTGTATGAGAACTGTAGCAGCGCCGATAAACAGTTGAAGGTAACGTTACGGATGCCAGCTTGGGCTACATCTTTGAACAATGCGATCCGTATCGTTGCAGACGATGCTCATACGTGCGCTTTGCGACCCTTCCAGTCTCACAGACAGAGATAACTTGGCAGCAcaagcacacacgcacaccaacacagacacacacacacacgaccaCACATAGGCATATGCACACtgttacacaaacacatacgcacgcacacacgcacacacatacacacacacacacgcacacacacatgcaaacgcacatacacacacaaacgcgcgcgcaaacacccacacacatgtgcactccctctctctcacactcacacacacacacacacacacacacacacacactctctctctctctcctccccccccccctctctctctctcttctaaATTTATAAGATGAATAAACATTCAAAAATTCATTGAGAAGGGAGACAATGAATACAAAAGCAAGTCCTATACATTTTATCTGTTCACAGATGTATCCCGGCCTGTTCCACGAGCTCCTGAACGAGTCGCCGGAGGAAGCGGAGACAGTCCGACGGGATATTGTCACCTGGGTGACAGACAGGATGCCAGCACGTTAAATCATACCTGGTCACCGTATTGTCTAGCGGGTCTATCCCTCCTTTTACACCACAAGCCTACCCCGGGGAATTTCAACACATTCACcactgcctgtgtcccacgtttATTGTACCGTTGCAATTCTAAAAAAAGCAAGCCTAAGGCTACtggcaggatgatcctgtcagcagtagaaaaaattacaCTGCTGACaagacgatcctgtcagcagtggaaaaaattgtactgctgacaggatgatcctgtcagcagtgcaaatctTTACACTGCTGTCAGTGCTGAGCAgttcaattttttctactgctgacaggatcgtcctgtcagtagccacttccaaaaatcaaatcaaatcaatcaactAGAGAGTAAGATTACTGGCTTGGTAATACACTAGAAGACGTTGGCCACAAGTCGCTAAATAAACCCTTAACTAACATCCTGTTTTATCATGTTAATTACTTTAACTTGTTATTTCGTTTAAAGTAATTTGGATGTTACCTTTGTTCACTTCGTTTGTTCTTATTCTGTTGTTGTACCCTTTCAAGAGAGGAGGATCCCTATAGCTATAAGCACCATTAATACTGTGCCTTTTGTACAATGCTCGTTAATGTACGTAACGTTAAATGTCATAAAATAACATCTGCCCTCTTTGTTAGTTATTAACATCGGACCTGCGGCCGTTTATGATCAGCTCAGCAACCGATGACACCAAAATTCTTAAATTCTATTCGTTTCTCCGTCTTCCTAATATCTTAGGATCTATTATAGAATATAACATATTGCACAGTCATACATATTACCAAATGAAACTCATTGAAATTCATCATAGACACTTAAAGGATGTACAGAACAACACTTTAAGTGAATTGCTCTTTTACTATAATGTCTACGCCGAGCTAGCGGTTGCTGAGCTGATTGCAACTGCATAGAATAATTCTCCCATACATCTGAGTGCTTTGGGTTGCTATTAGGAGTATGCACCTTTTCACAACATCCAAATGTTGCTTCACAAAAAAATGATCACACTTCTAAAACCATGTTTTTCCTGACAATGTTGTAATGGTTGTGAATGTCTCtgaaataaaatgataaacatTGCATTATGAAATCACCTTTTTTGTGTCGTTAAAAAGGATATTAAACCCAGAGTCTTGCTGCGATCAGAGAAACCTCATGGTGATAGTAAAGAAAAAAGGTACGGTCGTttatcctaacatctgcttggagattaagattTGAATTTCCCGCCTTTATCGTCACACCCCTTTATAGGTTAAAGGTTACGTATTGCATGACGGGAGAGTTTGCGTAATCCATGAACAGCTCAGCCGAAGGTTTGTCGCAAACGTGCCAACTTCTGAATCTTCCATGAAATCAAGGACGTTTTACCGCTTCTCCTCGAGACAGACGACTTTCTAAGAAAGTCTAAGACATCTTGTGGTCTGTAGAAGTGTGCAATGAGGTTGTTGAGGAGTGTTAGATAGCAGAAAGCCTGGATAAACGACTCGACGGGCACCAACATGGCAAGAAGAGGTCACGCCACCACCACTAGGATCACTCCTCTACAGCAGATGGCAGCGTCTTGTTCTGGGGCCTTTCTTACGTCTTTGTTTGGTAAGTCTTAAGAAATAGTCTTTATACTGCTCATAGAAATATTAGATTATGTTAACTTCATGCAGATTACAAATATATATTCGTGAAATAAATTTGTTTGACTGTTCGCACGTTTTATCGAAATTATAGCTTGTAACACGTTATAAATAATATTTGTGTTATTTAGCTTtagaaatataacgttattgtAAACAAGGTCAGTGCTATGTGTGCGTCTTGATTTGTTTGtcttaattttgtttttcaCCGCTGAGTTGCTGACTTTCGGAAGGTCGATGACCTAGATGTGTATCAAAGCTCGACTGTACTGCAGCCATGGCTGGTTCAAACCAGAAACACACATGTCCGCGGCTCGTAAAGGGGTTTTCCACACATTGGATCAATGTTATTGCCATTTATTTCATCATACAGttcatttcaaaacaacatTGTCCAATCTCTCAATACAGTATTGGTTTAATATGTAAAAAGGGCATTTGAAATGATACAATCATGATTTAGAATTTTAAGTTCGAGTGATTGAAAATATAATATTCCTACCTTCAAAACTTGTCGACGTTACAGAAAAATATGTAGCAACATCTGTAGTCATACACacattatgaaatatgaattttgaaacatgatacagggctcgaaattcagtttttggaataggtgcactggtgcacccagcctaaaaaattgggtgcaccaaaaaattttagggtgcaccacatgaaataaagtagaatgaaaccattgtaagcaaaacctaatgacaaaccttactgttcctcttcatgcgcgtttggcaggcgatctcggcacgcagttttgaagctttcaaaatcgaaattaacatcaaaatcttgaacaagtactacaacaaagattttattattttcttacacttagatgtcaagaatatgctgtctactagtgtgcagtgatacctttacacattaaaccgtacgaaaatatttgggtgcaccagtgcacccacagtaaaaaattaggtgcacagctccaaaattgggtgcgctgggtgcacatgcacccggtGTTTCGAGCCCTGTGATAACATTGCAATGAAATGCCAGCACAAATGTAGCAAGGGTTATCCAACAGACATGTATATGCCCATGTCaagaaaaggagaaatgtttttttaatttctaatATATTAAAATCTTTACAATGCAGTATCCTCTCTAAATTTTTTCCCCCCAAGGATCCTcacaaaaccaaaaaaaatcagGTATGCTTGTAAACCCCATGTTGATCCCCATACCTGCTCCATATGTTGGGACAGACACATGTTTTGGTCACATGGCAGCCTTGGAAATTGGGTCATGTCTGCCATGGTCATAATGTCTCTGTTATATTATAATATTCTCTGTGCATAGCAGTGCTGTTATACGTTATACAATTTCGGTAGTCATAAGAAGGCAATCAGCAACGCTGCATCATGTATGTTAGGaatcacagaaacacaaacagacaaacaaaaaacgatACATCACTCTCTGAGAGATTATCTCTCATGTGGTAAATTAACTATGCATGCTGAGTACTTGAGTATTGTTTTCTTGCTCGAACACTGACTTAAATTCAAATTCTATGTGCATTTTGTACTGTTTTTCCTTTCTGTGAAACATAATCAGGCATGCGTATTGTTTCctttttgatatttcaaaacttcTCTTGTGAAAATTCACCaacattcttttttaaaaatgattatTTACCATATTCACTCCCAATTTACCCAGTTTGTTGTCATGTACAAAATTCCATTTAActtacattatattatataaaaagggtttgtgacctttttatttaTCCCCTTTTAGAATCTGAATTCTGATTGCGTCTTGCTAGAGCacgaaatactgtaaatgcagaagtgttcacgatggttttatgttggcggtTTTCCCGGTTAACTCTTTACCCCGAAGTTAAACCAcggcgaaaagccgttccattgtgtaactgtagcgctactgctgtttcaaacgcgaactcaaaaccacggTGAActgtccattttcttcctaccgtgaaattaaatttctgcatttacagtatttcaagccctactTGACCATAAATGACAAACATCACATGTGCACAGCTGACGCCTCAACACTAGCTATAGGAAATGTAGGTCAAGAGTCAGCTGATATGCCATGTATTGATCGTTGCCATATCAATACTTGTTGACCATCTCTGCTTGATGCAAGTTACCCTGCTCGGGAGTGCTCGCTGTGAAATACCCACTTCCATTTTGAGATGATCTACAGCCGTTACACATAGGCCATGACCTAAAAAATGATCCCGAACTCtgaatatgaaaacagagtcagacTCAGTGGTGAAAtcctgtaccttggtacacacagtttcagggaatgaGTATAGTCAGATCCAACAAAACTACAATGAAGGAAAGATTTCTCTGCAATGATGTTGATGAACTTTGCCAAGGGCATTTACCATTTTAATCGCTGTCTCTATGCACAATGTTATCAGATCAAAATATTAAACCAAAACTTGCAAGTTTGACTACTTCATGTAGTAGTTAACTATACTAGAAACTTGAAGTGTTAGTAGTAATTGTACAGTTTCCTGCAATATACTTCTCAGCAGCCCCTTAAGCACTTTACAGTGAACTCACTGTGTAAACCATTTTCTCTGATCAGTGTCATGGCTGTGTGGCTATTTAAAGATGTGACATGCATGTCCCATATTCAATATGTCTGGGTACACAGTGGTCTTAGATTCCCCATCATATGCTCTACTCTAGCAGTTTTATAATAAACTATATTGAATTCTTGGCCATTCCAAGTTAAATTCTTGGTCTCAGATTTTTGCAGAAAATTAAAAGTCAGGTGaaggaaataaaaatgaatCCTGACAATATACAGCAACTCCTGTCATATAGTGTAACATTATAAGgtgttaacccttgtcctgcaggaagcctatatataggctctatagacatatatatattgcaGTGCTtgtatgtgggtcctgtatatgtacgagatgggggtatttttcagctaaACGCATTACACCACAGCAAAACGA contains these protein-coding regions:
- the LOC136446287 gene encoding monoglyceride lipase-like isoform X1 → MMHVHLVFVYPLCKNNNQLHHRKSHYTIYFTQEQAGMLIHGHSHVRGDSQLAPERPDWFDFISCRSNTAWRIIAKISLTLSSDLCLTDCIMYPGSGRSPDAPRTPQGVLYSTLPHLVNSDGKHLFCKYWEPKEQAPRMLMMICHGYAEHCLRYEQIANDLSKEGILVFSHDHVGHGQSEGRRADVTSFHEYVRDALQHVDKVRAEHPGLPVFILGHSMGGAITALAAMERPDLFSGVILSGAMIIWDPNLAPSCFLVWISKPLAAIFPRLKVRKIDSRFITSDPAQAKAYADDRLIYHDGATVRQSVQMFGAMTKILDNVATFSPPVLILHGEEDRINSPEGSRVLYENCSSADKQLKVTLRMPAWATSLNNAIRIVADDAHTCALRPFQSHRQR
- the LOC136446287 gene encoding monoglyceride lipase-like isoform X2; translation: MYPGSGRSPDAPRTPQGVLYSTLPHLVNSDGKHLFCKYWEPKEQAPRMLMMICHGYAEHCLRYEQIANDLSKEGILVFSHDHVGHGQSEGRRADVTSFHEYVRDALQHVDKVRAEHPGLPVFILGHSMGGAITALAAMERPDLFSGVILSGAMIIWDPNLAPSCFLVWISKPLAAIFPRLKVRKIDSRFITSDPAQAKAYADDRLIYHDGATVRQSVQMFGAMTKILDNVATFSPPVLILHGEEDRINSPEGSRVLYENCSSADKQLKVTLRMPAWATSLNNAIRIVADDAHTCALRPFQSHRQR